The following coding sequences lie in one Montipora foliosa isolate CH-2021 chromosome 11, ASM3666993v2, whole genome shotgun sequence genomic window:
- the LOC137977479 gene encoding LOW QUALITY PROTEIN: uncharacterized protein (The sequence of the model RefSeq protein was modified relative to this genomic sequence to represent the inferred CDS: inserted 1 base in 1 codon) — protein MEDLYKSIEAKLQLLTFTNGQTSDAVKKENFASVERLKTTLAKKVDEVHDLKVRVQELRFEEGDDGEEILKWSTDLEEKLSVFEKAIDNLGSKIKTFRSAALENEKKREEDEAAVIREKKFQEEMRFEKEKLEQKLKYEAKIEENRKCQIKEQSINAMLPKLQIIRFNGTHTDWLRFWNQFKAEIDSADVPQITKFSYLKELLEPRVRTTVDGLPFTIEGYERAKSILNTNYGKVSEIVNAYVNNVMSLPAIHGTNPNKIKEFYQKLSPNLQALETMGKLKEINGYVRMTLDKLEGIKGDLVRTDDNWQEWDFPKLLEALRKWTERNPPKLEDKYQQEKPTLPKPPRSRTYQANQQDPRRKPCVYCDNSSHQSINCDKVTTIQERRRLLNVKQLCFNCTGANHKASECRSTSTCRICKRRHHSSICEKTSQHQEHMLVATGRGAVTYPVVVVNVGGIHCRALLDTGAGSSYASAALLDRLRKQPVRKELKRIEMMMQATTREIEIHEVVVKSLSGAFQLRTEVTKVNRGVLLSLGNPGYKDMIGRYHHLKGVEMDDIDTKRDLPVHLILGASEYAQVKTETTPRIGKPGEPIAEWTRLGWTILSPGSEPNLTSMFXTQTSAVNYENLCKLDVLGLQDHSVGDQDLVYEEFKEQLLRDPEGWYETGLLWKGNHPPLPNNKPGSLKRLENLVKKLEKQPGMLEKYDEIIRDQLAQGIVESAEGEPEGKEFYIPHKPVVRETAESTKIRIVYDASARAYHQAPSLNDCLETGPPLQNKLWSVLTRNRFHPVALAGDLRQAFLQVRIREEDRDAMRFHWLRDLESKEVETLRFTRALFGMSTSPFLLGGVIEQHLNNLQHKYPDTVEEIRRSLYVDDLISGDKTIARAQHLKEMSQTIFREAKFELHKWHSNVPILERPEYREEGPEEQQSSQGCEAQTYAKDQLGVKGGETKLLGVRWNKATDKIQISFPEAIENVTKREILGKLAKIYDPLGLASPITLEGKMLYRQACELRIPWDQELPRKQTASWKTWEGNLPEIIEAPRSIVQYQEEITSINLHAFGDASSQGLSAAVYAVSHQPSGISQGLVAAKSRLAKKGLTLPRLELVAGHMATNLVHNVKQALQGFPVTSVHCWLDSSVALHWIKGGGEYKQFVSNRVRKIQDKEYIHWRHVGSKENPADLGSRGGKAGECVDLWFQGPSWLPYPENWPSDIVTSPSKETQAEAKVIKEVLAVAIADDKELDQSLQKWDLWRAVRICSWITRFMQNCKLKHQQKISGPLNTAEINRRIEFWVRDSQVRCLNTASFKEDQLQLNLQKNEDGLYECRGRIQGDYPIYLPESALFTKKLVMHVHTQTLHGGVGMTMAKVREKYWVPRLRRLTKKVIRGCHGCKRFQVAALPNPPTGNLPKERTAGTVPFKFIGVDFAGPIKYLSKTKKEMKAYIVLYACSLTRAVYLDLLPSQSTDEFLSSLKRFISRRGRPEKIFSDNGKTFVAAAKWLRNVMKDERLNDFLARQEITWQFNLSRAHGGGGQFDRLIGVVKQSLYKSIGNGNLRWHELEEVILDVERIVNDRPLDYVEDDVQMPILTPSVMLFGQPNQLPEEDPSNMEDDSLRKRAKYLRRCKEVLWLRWKNEYLKSLRERHNLNQKTKETALTPGDVVLIKGEKRNRGLWRIGVVDKLIPGRDGIVRAVRLRGGKSFLERPVQHLYPLELSCDRNTQEGTARLNARASEFQPRRAAVSARQRIAAIAEDELNEN, from the exons ATGGAAGACCTTTACAAATCAATAGAGGCGAAACTACAACTTCTCACCTTTACGAATGGACAGACAAGCGACGCGGTGAAAAAGGAAAACTTCGCATCAGTAGAGAGATTGAAAACAACTTTAGCCAAGAAAGTGGACGAAGTTCATGACCTCAAGGTAAGAGTACAAGAATTGAGGTTCGAAGAGGGGGATGACGGAGAAGAAATCTTAAAATGGAGCACAGACCTTGAAGAAAAATTAAGCGTGTTTGAAAAGGCCATTGACAACCTCGGGTCAAAAATTAAGACGTTCAGGAGCGCGGCGctcgaaaacgaaaagaaaagggAGGAAGATGAAGCAGCTGTAATTAGagaaaagaaatttcaagaaGAGATgcgttttgaaaaggaaaaattagagcAGAAACTTAAATACGAGGCGAAAATCGAAGAAAACCGAAAATGCCAGATTAAAGAACAATCAATCAACGCGATGCTGCCCAAATTACAAATTATAAGGTTCAATGGCACGCATACAGATTGGCTGAGGTTTTGGAACCAGTTCAAAGCAGAAATTGACTCGGCCGATGTGCcccaaatcaccaaattttcttatctgaaggagctgctggagCCACGGGTTAGAACAACAGTTGACGGCCTACCCTTTACTATAGAAGGCTACGAGAGGGCGAAAAGCATATTGAACACTAATTATGGAAAGGTTAGCGAAATAGTTAACGCTTATGTAAACAACGTAATGTCTTTGCCCGCTATCCATGGAACGAACCCCAACAAAATCAAGGAATTTTACCAGAAGTTGTCCCCAAATCTTCAAGCATTGGAGACTATGGGTAAATTAAAGGAAATCAATGGTTACGTTCGAATGACGCTCGACAAGTTGGAGGGTATAAAAGGTGACCTGGTGCGCACTGATGACAACTGGCAGGAATGGGATTTTCCGAAACTACTTGAAGCCTTGCGCAAGTGGACAGAAAGAAACCCTCCGAAATTGGAAGATAAATAtcagcaagaaaaaccaacGCTGCCTAAGCCACCTCGATCAAGGACGTACCAGGCCAACCAACAAGACCCCAGAAGAAAGCCATGCGTTTACTGCGATAATTCATCTCACCAGTCCATCAACTGCGATAAAGTCACCACGATACAAGAACGAAGGAGACTGTTGAAcgtaaaacaactttgtttcaATTGTACTGGTGCAAATCATAAGGCCTCAGAATGTCGCAGCACTTCCACCTGCAGAATTTGCAAACGGCGTCATCATTCATCTATCTGTGAGAAAACATCTCAGCATCAAGAACATATGTTAGTGGCAACCGGAAGAGGCGCGGTTACCTATCCAGTCGTTGTAGTTAACGTGGGAGGGATACATTGTCGCGCCCTACTTGATACCGGTGCTGGGAGCTCATATGCTTCTGCCGCATTACTCGACCGACTAAGGAAACAACCAGTGCGAAAAGAGCTGAAACGAATCGAAATGATGATGCAGGCAACAACAAGAGAGATTGAAATCCATGAAGTCGTCGTTAAGAGCTTATCAGGTGCATTTCAGCTTCGGACCGAGGTAACCAAAGTAAATCGTGGTGTCCTGCTCAGCTTAGGCAACCCGGGATACAAGGACATGATTGGACGATACCATCATCTGAAAGGGGTAGAAATGGACGACATCGATACGAAAAGGGATTTACCAGTTCACCTTATCCTTGGTGCCAGCGAGTACGCTCAAGTCAAAACAGAGACCACACCCAGAATCGGCAAACCCGGAGAACCCATCGCAGAATGGACGCGCCTGGGGTGGACTATCTTGTCACCCGGAAGTGAACCAAATCTCACCAGCATGT CTACACAAACTTCCGCTGTTAACTACGAGAACCTCTGCAAACTTGACGTGCTCGGATTACAAGACCATTCGGTTGGCGATCAAGACCTTGTATACGAAGAGTTCAAGGAGCAACTCTTAAGGGACCCAGAAGGATGGTACGAGACTGGCTTACTCTGGAAGGGCAACCATCCACCTCTTCCCAACAATAAGCCAGGAAGTCTGAAACGCCTGGAGAACCTCGTAAAGAAGCTGGAGAAGCAACCAGGGATGTTGGAAAAGTACGATGAAATTATCCGAGATCAACTAGCCCAAGGAATAGTCGAGAGTGCCGAAGGCGAACCAGAAGGCAAAGAATTCTATATCCCACACAAACCAGTGGTGCGAGAGACGGCGGAGAGCACAAAAATCCGCATTGTTTATGATGCTTCTGCGCGAGCCTACCACCAGGCCCCATCCCTCAACGATTGCCTTGAGACTGGGCCACCATTGCAGAACAAGCTCTGGAGTGTTCTGACAAGGAACCGCTTCCACCCAGTGGCATTAGCTGGAGACCTAAGGCAAGCCTTCTTGCAAGTGCGAATAAGAGAGGAAGACCGAGACGCAATGCGGTTTCATTGGTTGAGAGATTTGGAGAGCAAGGAAGTCGAAACCCTGCGTTTCACACGGGCGCTGTTCGGGATGTCAACGTCGCCATTTCTGTTGGGCGGAGTAATCGAACAGCATCTTAACAACCTCCAACACAAGTATCCAGACACAGTAGAGGAAATAAGAAGAAGCCTTTACGTCGATGACCTAATCAGCGGCGATAAAACGATCGCGCGTGCACAGCATTTAAAGGAAATGTCCCAGACCATCTTCAGAGAGGCAAAATTCGAGCTACATAAATGGCACTCTAATGTCCCTATCCTGGAGCGGCCAGAATATCGAGAGGAAGGACCAGAAGAGCAGCAGAGTTCTCAAGGATGCGAAGCCCAAACCTACGCCAAAGACCAGTTGGGTGTAAAAGGAGGAGAAACGAAATTACTCGGTGTGCGCTGGAACAAGGCCACGGACAAAATCCAAATCAGCTTTCCGGAAGCGATCGAGAATGTCACCAAGAGAGAAATCCTGGGGAAGTTAGCAAAGATATATGATCCCTTAGGGTTAGCATCACCCATCACTCTGGAGGGAAAGATGCTCTACCGACAAGCGTGTGAGCTGCGAATTCCATGGGACCAAGAACTACCAAGGAAACAGACGGCCAGCTGGAAGACGTGGGAGGGAAATCTTCCCGAAATAATTGAAGCACCAAGAAGCATCGTTCAGTACCAGGAAGAAATAACCAGCATTAACCTCCACGCTTTCGGCGACGCAAGCAGCCAAGGCTTATCAGCAGCAGTATACGCTGTGTCTCATCAACCCTCAGGTATATCACAGGGACTCGTAGCCGCCAAGTCCAGGCTTGCAAAGAAGGGATTAACCCTACCGAGGCTTGAACTGGTAGCCGGCCATATGGCTACTAATCTGGTGCACAACGTGAAACAAGCCCTACAAGGATTTCCCGTAACAAGTGTCCATTGCTGGCTAGATAGCAGTGTTGCTCTCCACTGGATCAAGGGTGGTGGGGAGTACAAGCAATTCGTGAGTAATCGCGTCCGAAAAATCCAAGACAAGGAGTACATTCATTGGCGCCACGTGGGTTCAAAGGAAAACCCTGCCGATCTGGGCAGTCGAGGAGGAAAAGCAGGAGAATGTGTGGATCTGTGGTTTCAAGGACCGTCCTGGTTACCATACCCAGAGAATTGGCCGTCAGACATCGTTACTAGCCCAAGCAAAGAAACTCAAGCTGAGGCAAAGGTGATCAAAGAAGTTCTCGCCGTGGCAATAGCAGACGACAAAGAACTTGACCAGTCATTACAGAAGTGGGATCTTTGGAGGGCGGTTCGAATTTGTTCATGGATAACACGGTTTATGCAAAACTGCAAGTTGAAACATCAACAGAAGATCAGCGGTCCTCTTAACACTGCGGAGATAAACCGTCGGATAGAGTTCTGGGTGCGAGATAGTCAAGTCAGATGCCTGAATACAGCCAGTTTCAAAGAAGATCAGCTACAATTAAACCTTCAGAAGAACGAAGACGGTTTATATGAATGCAGGGGCCGCATTCAAGGAGATTATCCAATCTACTTACCCGAAAGTGCACTGTTCACCAAGAAGCTGGTCATGCACGTGCACACCCAAACCTTGCACGGGGGAGTCGGCATGACGATGGCGAAGGTTCGAGAGAAGTACTGGGTGCCACGGTTACGACGTTTGACAAAGAAAGTGATTAGAGGCTGTCATGGCTGCAAAAGATTTCAAGTGGCGGCACTCCCAAATCCACCAACAGGCAACTTGCCGAAGGAAAGAACAGCTGGAACAGTACCATTCAAGTTCATTGGAGTGGATTTTGCTGGACCAATTAAGTACCTCAGCAAGACCAAAAAGGAAATGAAGGCTTACATTGTTCTTTACGCCTGTAGTCTCACCCGAGCGGTCTACCTGGACCTGTTACCGAGCCAGAGCACTGACGAGTTCCTAAGCAGCTTAAAACGATTTATATCAAGAAGAGGGCGCCCCGAAAAGATCTTTTCAGACAATGGGAAAACCTTTGTGGCAGCAGCGAAGTGGCTGAGGAACGTTATGAAGGATGAAAGGTTGAACGACTTCCTCGCCAGACAAGAAATAACTTGGCAATTCAACCTCAGCCGAGCCCATGGTGGGGGGGGACAATTTGATAGATTGATCGGCGTAGTGAAGCAGAGTCTGTACAAGTCCATTGGTAATGGGAACCTCAGATGGCACGAACTTGAAGAGGTGATCTTAGATGTGGAGAGAATTGTTAACGACAGACCCCTCGATTATGTGGAGGACGACGTCCAAATGCCGATACTGACCCCCAGCGTTATGCTCTTCGGCCAACCAAATCAACTCCCAGAGGAAGATCCGAGTAACATGGAGGATGACAGCCTCAGAAAACGAGCCAAGTACCTGCGAAGGTGCAAGGAGGTGCTGTGGTTGAGATGGAAAAACGAGTACCTCAAGTCCCTCAGAGAGCGCCACAACCTTAACCAGAAAACCAAAGAAACAGCCTTGACTCCGGGAGACGTTGTACTTATCAAGGGTGAAAAAAGAAATCGAGGATTATGGAGGATCGGTGTAGTGGACAAGTTAATCCCTGGTAGAGACGGGATAGTGAGAGCAGTGCGACTGAGGGGTGGAAAATCTTTCCTGGAACGACCAGTTCAACATCTCTATCCACTTGAGCTGTCCTGTGACAGAAACACCCAAGAGGGGACTGCTAGATTGAATGCTCGAGCTTCAGAGTTCCAACCTAGACGTGCTGCAGTCAGTGCCCGTCAGCGCATAGCTGCGATAGCAGAAGATGAACTAAATGAGAACTGA
- the LOC137975928 gene encoding TNF receptor-associated factor 4-like, whose translation MTGFAPELFLEAVDDEFICSICFAVFNHPVTCQDGHSFCKECITKWQVNNTRCPVDRSNLRGLLVRNLAVEGAIAKRRVKCTSTIARPGGCHWTGPLSSLESHLPCCDMKVVECKFKGRGCILRAYQHELAQHLLTCPHRTVKCSYCTFEIPHSELSAHNELCVAKLVTCPNNCGVQVERCKMLSHLAFVCVKEGRPCPLYAVGCTKVHSSAQADAAGHLKLLLDARLSGACGGANVSLGGFSVAGSWRIDSVVTLPICSPIFEGHAAVVRLEISNDNGISVKLYLESKLELPSFGVDLSSQPERFSIVNVYGKWFCFQLPLANAQRPLVVTRSGRISRPNTRYQDFVTWLEKLV comes from the exons ATGACAGGATTCGCTCCTGAGCTATTTCTTGAAGCTGTTGATGACGAATTCATATGCAGTATCTG TTTTGCTGTATTCAACCACCCAGTCACTTGCCAAGATGGTCATTCATTCTGTAAAGAGTGCATTACAAAATGGCAAGTGAACAACACCCGTTGCCCTGTAGACAGGAGCAATCTGCGTGGGCTGCTGGTGAGAAATCTAGCCGTGGAAGGTGCCATTGCTAAGAGAAGAGTGAAGTGCACATCAACAATAGCTCGACCTGGAGGATGTCACTGGACTGGACCACTATCTTCTCTTGAAAGTCACCTTCCTTGCTGTGACATGAAGGTTGTGGAATGCAAGTTTAAGGGCAGGGGCTGCATTCTTCGTGCATATCAACATGAACTTGCCCAGCATCTGCTCACCTGCCCACATCGTACAGTGAAATGCTCCTATTGTACCTTTGAGATTCCTCATAGTGAGTTGTCAGCCCACAATGAGCTGTGTGTTGCCAAATTGGTGACTTGCCCAAATAATTGTGGGGTACAAGTTGAAAG ATGCAAGATGCTGTCACACTTGGCTTTTGTGTGTGTCAAGGAGGGCCGTCCATGTCCGCTCTATGCAGTTGGATGCACAAAGGTCCACTCCTCAGCACAAGCTGATGCTGCAGGCCACCTGAAACTATTGTTGGATGCTCGACTATCAGGAGCTTGTGGT GGTGCCAATGTCAGCCTAGGTGGCTTTTCTGTAGCTGGTTCATGGCGTATAGACAGTGTAGTTACCTTGCCTATCTGCAGTCCAATATTTGAAGGCCATGCTGCAGTTGTGAGGCTGGAAATAAGCAATGACAATGGTATTTCTGTCAAACTCTACTTGGAGTCAAAATTAGAGTTGCCTTCTTTTGGTGTTGATCTGAG CAGCCAACCAGAGCGCTTCTCCATCGTGAATGTCTACGGCAAATGGTTCTGCTTCCAGTTGCCTCTCGCCAATGCTCAAAGACCACTTGTTGTCACTAGGTCTGGACGGATCTCAAGACCAAATACCAGATATCAAGATTTTGTTACTTGGTTGGAGAAACTCGTTTAA